A single Elaeis guineensis isolate ETL-2024a chromosome 15, EG11, whole genome shotgun sequence DNA region contains:
- the LOC105058076 gene encoding ureide permease 2 isoform X1, which yields MNCLQPLQVFLSDSFFGQHLVLKMYVVEDKGGAIALMLAALLFLGTWPAVLTLLEQRGRLPQHTYLDYSLTNLLAAVLIALTFGQIGDSKPNMPNFFTQLTQDNWPSILFAMAGGIVLSLGNLATQYAWAYVGLSVTEVITSSITVVIGTTLNYFLDDRINKAEILFPGVGCFLIAVCLGSAVHTSNAADNEKKLKDSSNKYQNKTSTTGDQELSKGVSDEAGIPKDLENGISHVSNADFNVDKAKAGTAEFLIQLEKKRSIKVLGSNTCLGLSIVFVAGICFSLFSPAFNLATNDQWHALKEGVPHLVVYTAFFYFSISCFVVGIGLNIWFLYKPVLGLPSSSFAAYLKDWKGRHWALLAGLLCGFGNGFQFMGGQAAGYAAADSVQALPLVSTFWGIVLFGEYRRSSRKTYVLLVSMLFMFIVAVGVLMASSGHRKT from the exons ATGAATTGTTTACAGCCACTTCAGGTGTTTTTATCCGATTCTTTCTTCGGCCAACATCTTGTTCTGAAGATGTATGTGGTAGAAGATAAGGGAGGTGCCATTGCCCTCATGCTGGCTGCCCTATTGTTCTTGGGCACTTGGCCGGCTGTTCTGACTCTCTTAGAGCAGAGGGGTCGTCTTCCTCAACATACATACCTCGATTACTCCCTCACAAATCTCTTGGCTGCTGTGCTTATTGCTCTAACATTTGGTCAGATTGGAGATAGTAAGCCAAACATGCCAAATTTCTTCACCCAACTTACCCAG GACAACTGGCCTTCAATCTTGTTTGCGATGGCAGGTGGAATTGTGCTCAGCCTTGGGAATCTGGCTACACAGTATGCTTGGGCTTATGTTGGTCTTTCAGTTACGGAGGTCATCACTTCAAGTATAACAGTTGTTATAG GCACAACCTTGAACTATTTTCTAGACGACCGCATCAATAAAGCTGAGATTCTTTTCCCAGGAGTTGGGTGCTTCCTGATTGCAGTTTGTCTTGGATCTGCTGTTCACACCTCCAATGCAGCTGATAATGAGAAGAAACTTAAAGATTCCTCAAACAAATATCAGAATAAGACTAG TACTACTGGAGATCAAGAGCTGAGCAAAGGTGTTTCAGACGAAG CTGGCATACCCAAGGACTTGGAAAATGGAATTTCTCATGTTTCTAATGCCGATTTCAATGTTGATAAAGCAAAAGCTGGAACTGCAGAATTTCTTATACAGCTTGAAAAGAAAAGATCGATTAAG GTGCTAGGGTCCAACACATGTCTAGGCCTCAGCATTGTGTTCGTTGCTGGCATTtgcttctccctcttctctcctgcATTCAACTTGGCTACTAATGACCAGTGGCACGCCCTGAAAGAAGGGGTTCCACATTTGGTGGTCTACACTGCATTCTTCTACTTCTCTATCTCCTGTTTTGTTGTTGGAATTGGTTTGAATATCTGGTTTCTCTACAAACCTGTGCTCGGGCTGCCAAGTTCATCCTTCGCAGCTTATCTGAAGGACTGGAAGGGCAGACATTGGGCTCTTCTGGCAGGGCTGCTATGTGGATTTGGAAATGGCTTCCAGTTCATGGGCGGGCAAGCGGCTGGATATGCTGCAGCTGATTCTGTTCAG GCGTTGCCACTTGTAAGCACATTCTGGGGAATAGTCCTTTTTGGAGAGTACCGAAGGTCATCAAGAAAGACTTACGTGTTGCTTGTGAGCATGCTGTTTATGTTTATTGTTGCTGTGGGTGTTCTCATGGCTTCATCTGGCCACAGAAAGACATGA
- the LOC105058076 gene encoding ureide permease 2 isoform X2: protein MYVVEDKGGAIALMLAALLFLGTWPAVLTLLEQRGRLPQHTYLDYSLTNLLAAVLIALTFGQIGDSKPNMPNFFTQLTQDNWPSILFAMAGGIVLSLGNLATQYAWAYVGLSVTEVITSSITVVIGTTLNYFLDDRINKAEILFPGVGCFLIAVCLGSAVHTSNAADNEKKLKDSSNKYQNKTSTTGDQELSKGVSDEAGIPKDLENGISHVSNADFNVDKAKAGTAEFLIQLEKKRSIKVLGSNTCLGLSIVFVAGICFSLFSPAFNLATNDQWHALKEGVPHLVVYTAFFYFSISCFVVGIGLNIWFLYKPVLGLPSSSFAAYLKDWKGRHWALLAGLLCGFGNGFQFMGGQAAGYAAADSVQALPLVSTFWGIVLFGEYRRSSRKTYVLLVSMLFMFIVAVGVLMASSGHRKT from the exons ATGTATGTGGTAGAAGATAAGGGAGGTGCCATTGCCCTCATGCTGGCTGCCCTATTGTTCTTGGGCACTTGGCCGGCTGTTCTGACTCTCTTAGAGCAGAGGGGTCGTCTTCCTCAACATACATACCTCGATTACTCCCTCACAAATCTCTTGGCTGCTGTGCTTATTGCTCTAACATTTGGTCAGATTGGAGATAGTAAGCCAAACATGCCAAATTTCTTCACCCAACTTACCCAG GACAACTGGCCTTCAATCTTGTTTGCGATGGCAGGTGGAATTGTGCTCAGCCTTGGGAATCTGGCTACACAGTATGCTTGGGCTTATGTTGGTCTTTCAGTTACGGAGGTCATCACTTCAAGTATAACAGTTGTTATAG GCACAACCTTGAACTATTTTCTAGACGACCGCATCAATAAAGCTGAGATTCTTTTCCCAGGAGTTGGGTGCTTCCTGATTGCAGTTTGTCTTGGATCTGCTGTTCACACCTCCAATGCAGCTGATAATGAGAAGAAACTTAAAGATTCCTCAAACAAATATCAGAATAAGACTAG TACTACTGGAGATCAAGAGCTGAGCAAAGGTGTTTCAGACGAAG CTGGCATACCCAAGGACTTGGAAAATGGAATTTCTCATGTTTCTAATGCCGATTTCAATGTTGATAAAGCAAAAGCTGGAACTGCAGAATTTCTTATACAGCTTGAAAAGAAAAGATCGATTAAG GTGCTAGGGTCCAACACATGTCTAGGCCTCAGCATTGTGTTCGTTGCTGGCATTtgcttctccctcttctctcctgcATTCAACTTGGCTACTAATGACCAGTGGCACGCCCTGAAAGAAGGGGTTCCACATTTGGTGGTCTACACTGCATTCTTCTACTTCTCTATCTCCTGTTTTGTTGTTGGAATTGGTTTGAATATCTGGTTTCTCTACAAACCTGTGCTCGGGCTGCCAAGTTCATCCTTCGCAGCTTATCTGAAGGACTGGAAGGGCAGACATTGGGCTCTTCTGGCAGGGCTGCTATGTGGATTTGGAAATGGCTTCCAGTTCATGGGCGGGCAAGCGGCTGGATATGCTGCAGCTGATTCTGTTCAG GCGTTGCCACTTGTAAGCACATTCTGGGGAATAGTCCTTTTTGGAGAGTACCGAAGGTCATCAAGAAAGACTTACGTGTTGCTTGTGAGCATGCTGTTTATGTTTATTGTTGCTGTGGGTGTTCTCATGGCTTCATCTGGCCACAGAAAGACATGA
- the LOC105058076 gene encoding ureide permease 2 isoform X3, translating into MYVVEDKGGAIALMLAALLFLGTWPAVLTLLEQRGRLPQHTYLDYSLTNLLAAVLIALTFGQIGDSKPNMPNFFTQLTQDNWPSILFAMAGGIVLSLGNLATQYAWAYVGLSVTEVITSSITVVIGVGCFLIAVCLGSAVHTSNAADNEKKLKDSSNKYQNKTSTTGDQELSKGVSDEAGIPKDLENGISHVSNADFNVDKAKAGTAEFLIQLEKKRSIKVLGSNTCLGLSIVFVAGICFSLFSPAFNLATNDQWHALKEGVPHLVVYTAFFYFSISCFVVGIGLNIWFLYKPVLGLPSSSFAAYLKDWKGRHWALLAGLLCGFGNGFQFMGGQAAGYAAADSVQALPLVSTFWGIVLFGEYRRSSRKTYVLLVSMLFMFIVAVGVLMASSGHRKT; encoded by the exons ATGTATGTGGTAGAAGATAAGGGAGGTGCCATTGCCCTCATGCTGGCTGCCCTATTGTTCTTGGGCACTTGGCCGGCTGTTCTGACTCTCTTAGAGCAGAGGGGTCGTCTTCCTCAACATACATACCTCGATTACTCCCTCACAAATCTCTTGGCTGCTGTGCTTATTGCTCTAACATTTGGTCAGATTGGAGATAGTAAGCCAAACATGCCAAATTTCTTCACCCAACTTACCCAG GACAACTGGCCTTCAATCTTGTTTGCGATGGCAGGTGGAATTGTGCTCAGCCTTGGGAATCTGGCTACACAGTATGCTTGGGCTTATGTTGGTCTTTCAGTTACGGAGGTCATCACTTCAAGTATAACAGTTGTTATAG GAGTTGGGTGCTTCCTGATTGCAGTTTGTCTTGGATCTGCTGTTCACACCTCCAATGCAGCTGATAATGAGAAGAAACTTAAAGATTCCTCAAACAAATATCAGAATAAGACTAG TACTACTGGAGATCAAGAGCTGAGCAAAGGTGTTTCAGACGAAG CTGGCATACCCAAGGACTTGGAAAATGGAATTTCTCATGTTTCTAATGCCGATTTCAATGTTGATAAAGCAAAAGCTGGAACTGCAGAATTTCTTATACAGCTTGAAAAGAAAAGATCGATTAAG GTGCTAGGGTCCAACACATGTCTAGGCCTCAGCATTGTGTTCGTTGCTGGCATTtgcttctccctcttctctcctgcATTCAACTTGGCTACTAATGACCAGTGGCACGCCCTGAAAGAAGGGGTTCCACATTTGGTGGTCTACACTGCATTCTTCTACTTCTCTATCTCCTGTTTTGTTGTTGGAATTGGTTTGAATATCTGGTTTCTCTACAAACCTGTGCTCGGGCTGCCAAGTTCATCCTTCGCAGCTTATCTGAAGGACTGGAAGGGCAGACATTGGGCTCTTCTGGCAGGGCTGCTATGTGGATTTGGAAATGGCTTCCAGTTCATGGGCGGGCAAGCGGCTGGATATGCTGCAGCTGATTCTGTTCAG GCGTTGCCACTTGTAAGCACATTCTGGGGAATAGTCCTTTTTGGAGAGTACCGAAGGTCATCAAGAAAGACTTACGTGTTGCTTGTGAGCATGCTGTTTATGTTTATTGTTGCTGTGGGTGTTCTCATGGCTTCATCTGGCCACAGAAAGACATGA